A stretch of Brassica napus cultivar Da-Ae chromosome C6, Da-Ae, whole genome shotgun sequence DNA encodes these proteins:
- the LOC106434518 gene encoding pentatricopeptide repeat-containing protein At1g34160 isoform X2, whose amino-acid sequence MRDFLPHQTAPLPFPHRRPSPILLPPLSPPRSLRRFSFRRPLPRRTDFPQASSSSSLCRVDALTCSFALKACARALCSSATRQLHAQINRRGLFADALLCTTLLDAYSKNGDLISAHKLFDEMPVRDVASWNALIAGLASGNRAHEALELYKRMELEGLRRNEVTVVAALGACSHLGAIEEGEKIHGYVKDANLDQNVFVSNATIDMYTKCGFVDKAFQVFDQFTSKKSIVTWNTMIMGFAVHGEAHKALEIFKKLELNRIKPDDVSFLAALTACRHAGLVEYGTSIFNSMPCNGVEPNMKHYGCVVDLLGRAGKLREAHDIICSMSMVPDPILWQSLLGASEIHKDVEMAEIASKKLIELGVNNDGDFVLLSNIYAAQGRWKDVGRVRDDMETKQVKKIPGLSYIEAEGTIHKFYNSDKNHQQWRKIYEKIDEIRFKIREDGYVAQTGLVLHDIGEEEKENALCYHSEKLAVAYGLMMVEGGGEETPVRVIKNLRICGDCHVVFKHISKIYKREIIVRDRVRFHRFKDGYCSCKDYW is encoded by the exons ATGCGTGACTTTCTCCCACATCAAACAGCTCCACTCCCATTTCCTCACCGCCGGCCATCTCCAATCCTCCTTCCTCCGCTCTCGCCTCCTCGATCGCTGCGCCGTTTCTCCTTTCGGAGACCTCTCCCTCGCCGTACAGATTTTC CGCAAGCCTCGTCGTCATCGTCTCTGTGTAGAGTGGACGCTCTCACTTGCTCTTTCGCTTTAAAAGCCTGCGCGCGTGCGCTCTGCTCCTCCGCCACGCGGCAGCTTCACGCGCAGATTAACCGTCGTGGTTTATTCGCAGACGCGCTTCTCTGCACCACGTTGCTTGATGCTTACTCTAAAAACGGAGATTTGATAAGCGCGCATAAGctgttcgacgaaatgcctGTGAGAGATGTCGCCTCGTGGAATGCTTTGATCGCTGGATTAGCGTCTGGGAATAGAGCTCACGAGGCGTTGGAGCTGTATAAACGAATGGAATTGGAAGGACTTCGAAGAAATGAAGTAACTGTTGTCGCTGCTCTGGGAGCTTGTTCTCACTTGGGTGCTATTGAGGAAGGTGAGAAGATCCATGGCTACGTAAAAGACGCCAACTTGGATCAAAACGTGTTTGTCAGCAACGCGACCATCGATATGTATACGAAATGCGGGTTTGTCGATAAAGCTTTTCAAGTGTTCGATCAGTTCACAAGCAAGAAGAGCATTGTTACGTGGAACACTATGATCATGGGGTTTGCTGTGCACGGAGAAGCACACAAAGCATTGGAGATCTTCAAGAAACTTGAGCTTAATCGCATCAAGCCTGATGATGTCTCCTTCTTAGCTGCTCTAACCGCGTGCAGACACGCGGGATTAGTGGAGTACGGTACATCAATATTCAACAGCATGCCTTGTAACGGAGTCGAGCCTAACATGAAACATTACGGTTGTGTGGTTGATCTGTTAGGCCGTGCAGGAAAGCTGAGAGAAGCTCACGACATTATATGCTCCATGTCAATGGTTCCGGATCCTATTTTATGGCAAAGCCTTCTTGGAGCTTCAGAGATTCACAAGGACGTAGAAATGGCTGAGATAGCTTCTAAGAAATTGATTGAATTGGGTGTTAACAACGATGGGGATTTCGTGTTGCTATCGAACATTTATGCAGCGCAGGGACGGTGGAAGGATGTTGGACGAGTGAGAGATGATATGGAGACCAAACAAGTGAAGAAGATTCCCGGTCTCAGCTACATAGAGGCTGAAGGAACGATACATAAATTCTACAATAGCGATAAGAACCATCAACAGTGGAGAAAGATCTATGAGAAGATCGATGAGATCAG GTTCAAGATAAGGGAAGACGGTTACGTGGCCCAGACGGGACTTGTGTTGCACGACATtggagaggaagagaaagagaacGCTTTGTGTTATCACAGCGAGAAATTGGCGGTGGCTTATGGATTGATGATGGTGGAAGGTGGGGGAGAGGAGACTCCGGTGAGGGTTATAAAGAATTTGAGAATTTGTGGGGACTGTCATGTTGTCTTCAAACATATCTCGAAGATTTATAAGAGAGAGATCATTGTTAGGGATAGAGTTCGGTTTCATAGGTTCAAAGATGGCTATTGTTCTTGCAAAGATTATTGGTGa
- the LOC106434518 gene encoding pentatricopeptide repeat-containing protein At1g34160 isoform X1, with protein sequence MARVYMETLIQRCVTFSHIKQLHSHFLTAGHLQSSFLRSRLLDRCAVSPFGDLSLAVQIFRRIPKPLTNDWNAIIRGYAASSQPSLAFSWYRSMLSQASSSSSLCRVDALTCSFALKACARALCSSATRQLHAQINRRGLFADALLCTTLLDAYSKNGDLISAHKLFDEMPVRDVASWNALIAGLASGNRAHEALELYKRMELEGLRRNEVTVVAALGACSHLGAIEEGEKIHGYVKDANLDQNVFVSNATIDMYTKCGFVDKAFQVFDQFTSKKSIVTWNTMIMGFAVHGEAHKALEIFKKLELNRIKPDDVSFLAALTACRHAGLVEYGTSIFNSMPCNGVEPNMKHYGCVVDLLGRAGKLREAHDIICSMSMVPDPILWQSLLGASEIHKDVEMAEIASKKLIELGVNNDGDFVLLSNIYAAQGRWKDVGRVRDDMETKQVKKIPGLSYIEAEGTIHKFYNSDKNHQQWRKIYEKIDEIRFKIREDGYVAQTGLVLHDIGEEEKENALCYHSEKLAVAYGLMMVEGGGEETPVRVIKNLRICGDCHVVFKHISKIYKREIIVRDRVRFHRFKDGYCSCKDYW encoded by the exons ATGGCTCGAGTATACATGGAGACGCTGATACAGAGATGCGTGACTTTCTCCCACATCAAACAGCTCCACTCCCATTTCCTCACCGCCGGCCATCTCCAATCCTCCTTCCTCCGCTCTCGCCTCCTCGATCGCTGCGCCGTTTCTCCTTTCGGAGACCTCTCCCTCGCCGTACAGATTTTCCGCCGCATCCCTAAACCTTTAACCAATGATTGGAACGCAATCATCCGCGGATACGCCGCCAGCTCCCAGccgtcgctcgcgttttcgtgGTACCGCTCAATGTTGTCGCAAGCCTCGTCGTCATCGTCTCTGTGTAGAGTGGACGCTCTCACTTGCTCTTTCGCTTTAAAAGCCTGCGCGCGTGCGCTCTGCTCCTCCGCCACGCGGCAGCTTCACGCGCAGATTAACCGTCGTGGTTTATTCGCAGACGCGCTTCTCTGCACCACGTTGCTTGATGCTTACTCTAAAAACGGAGATTTGATAAGCGCGCATAAGctgttcgacgaaatgcctGTGAGAGATGTCGCCTCGTGGAATGCTTTGATCGCTGGATTAGCGTCTGGGAATAGAGCTCACGAGGCGTTGGAGCTGTATAAACGAATGGAATTGGAAGGACTTCGAAGAAATGAAGTAACTGTTGTCGCTGCTCTGGGAGCTTGTTCTCACTTGGGTGCTATTGAGGAAGGTGAGAAGATCCATGGCTACGTAAAAGACGCCAACTTGGATCAAAACGTGTTTGTCAGCAACGCGACCATCGATATGTATACGAAATGCGGGTTTGTCGATAAAGCTTTTCAAGTGTTCGATCAGTTCACAAGCAAGAAGAGCATTGTTACGTGGAACACTATGATCATGGGGTTTGCTGTGCACGGAGAAGCACACAAAGCATTGGAGATCTTCAAGAAACTTGAGCTTAATCGCATCAAGCCTGATGATGTCTCCTTCTTAGCTGCTCTAACCGCGTGCAGACACGCGGGATTAGTGGAGTACGGTACATCAATATTCAACAGCATGCCTTGTAACGGAGTCGAGCCTAACATGAAACATTACGGTTGTGTGGTTGATCTGTTAGGCCGTGCAGGAAAGCTGAGAGAAGCTCACGACATTATATGCTCCATGTCAATGGTTCCGGATCCTATTTTATGGCAAAGCCTTCTTGGAGCTTCAGAGATTCACAAGGACGTAGAAATGGCTGAGATAGCTTCTAAGAAATTGATTGAATTGGGTGTTAACAACGATGGGGATTTCGTGTTGCTATCGAACATTTATGCAGCGCAGGGACGGTGGAAGGATGTTGGACGAGTGAGAGATGATATGGAGACCAAACAAGTGAAGAAGATTCCCGGTCTCAGCTACATAGAGGCTGAAGGAACGATACATAAATTCTACAATAGCGATAAGAACCATCAACAGTGGAGAAAGATCTATGAGAAGATCGATGAGATCAG GTTCAAGATAAGGGAAGACGGTTACGTGGCCCAGACGGGACTTGTGTTGCACGACATtggagaggaagagaaagagaacGCTTTGTGTTATCACAGCGAGAAATTGGCGGTGGCTTATGGATTGATGATGGTGGAAGGTGGGGGAGAGGAGACTCCGGTGAGGGTTATAAAGAATTTGAGAATTTGTGGGGACTGTCATGTTGTCTTCAAACATATCTCGAAGATTTATAAGAGAGAGATCATTGTTAGGGATAGAGTTCGGTTTCATAGGTTCAAAGATGGCTATTGTTCTTGCAAAGATTATTGGTGa